The region GCTGGTTGTCGCAGCCGTCGTAGCGCGCCCCGTCTTCCAGGTGTGTCTGTTCGGCCGCTCCGAAGTGTCCTTGCGAGACGCGCTGCGCTCCGGTGCGTCGGAAGAACAATTGCTGCAGATCATCGGCGCCGCCGTGGGCAGGAAGAAGCGGCGGCACGCGGGTGAGAGCCCGTCCCCCCGTCCGTCCCCTAATCCGGCCTCCAGAGAGCACCCCGTTAACGGCGCCGTGGCTTTTCAGGCATGTTGAACATCTCCCAAAGCAAGAACCGACCCATGATCCTCATCGGTGGGTGACGCTGCGGCCGGACAAAGTACAAAGTCTGTCGTAAGCTAATCCGTGGCCGGACGGCTTGCCCACGGACCGCCGCAAAAATGCTTTCCGCCGCCGGAACATTTTCCCGGCCGGCAAATTAGCCGGCGGCCTAGAAGAGTCCGCCCGTGTTTTCTGACATCCGTGCTTTCTCGTTGCAGACCCTTCATCCCACTTTGTCGCCGAGGGCGTGGCAGAAGAATCTCCAAAGTCGCGGCCCGGCGCCGAAGCGGTCCCCCGAAGAGCAGCCAGCCGCCTCCCCCGGACCTCCGTTGGCGCGCCGCTGCGCCGGTCGCGGACGGAATTAGGCCACGCCATACGCCACCATCACACCAAAGCGGGTGGTCCGGGGCGCCGCCTCCCGTCGAGGATCCCCGTAGAAACCAGAGCGCACTCCAACCCGGCGTCGGACCACGGGCCGGCGTCCGTCGACGGACCGACGTCGGACCACGGGCCGGCGTCCGTCGACGGACCGGCGTCGGACCGGCTGACCCACGTGGACGGTCGGGGCCGCGCGCGCATGGTGGACGTGGGCCGCAAGACCCCCACGCGGCGAGAGGCCACGGCCAGCGGCGTGGTCCTCTTGTGCCCCGCGGCCTTCCGGCTGCTGCGGGAAAACCGTCTGGCCAAGGGCGACGCCACGGCCGTGGCCGAGCTGGCCGGCACGGCGGGCGCCAAGTGGACCTGGGCCCTGCTCCCGCTGTGTCACCCCGTGGCGTTGGACCACGCGCGGGTGGAGGTGCGCCTGGACCGGGGACGTTGCGCCGCCGTGATCACGGCCACCTGCCGCGCCACGGGCCGGACGGGCGTGGAGATGGAGGCGCTGACGGCCGTTTCCGTGGCGGCCTTGAACGTCTACGACATGTGCAAGGCGGTCAGCCACCGCATTGTCATCGGCGACATCAAGCTGCTGAGGAAGACCGGCGGGAAGAAGGACTTTGTGCCATCTTCCGCTCCGGAAGCGTCGGCGCTCACCGTTCACCAAAGCGccgataataataacaatgattaAGGACGGGGGCGTCGGCTTAGCTACAGCAGCAAAGTATGCCAATGAATGGAATCAATGGAAAATTGTCCAATAAAAGCCCGACTTTAAAAACCTTACCAAACATCAGAGGTGGCCAAGTCCTGTCCCGTACGGCCGCTATCCActctctttccccccctccccctcctctagcgcacctgaatcaaatgatccaCTCATTAGCAAGCCGGCCGTCCACGAGCTTGATTGGATACAGGTGTgtcgggggagggagggagggagacttGGAGAAGAGACTTCTCTCCAGGACTGGACCTGAAAtgctcatttttacagactTCTCTCcgggaccggacttggccaccgcTGTTAGAAatagtctttttcttttttttatttatctatagTAGTCCAGCCTTTGTGTTTGATGGAAAAAGCATTGATGGCAAGGGACAAATGTTTATTGTAACCCTACAAAGGACACAGgatgaggggagggggggggggggttccaaaaaaataaaaataaaattatagcAAAAACCCATTGTCAATATTACACATTTGTCAATATTATCCACCTTACACGGACCACAGTTTATAAATCATATATTGAAGATATCATTCGTGTAATGCCGCGTGTACGTACAAAATAGAGTCAACTAAATAAGGCAAATAAATAGAGGTACAATTTACAGGAAAAAGTAACATTCCTCAATTTTTTAATGGAGTTTTAGTTTTATCTCAAACATCAAGAAAGGTGTACAAAATACTGTTGTTTTTCTGTGAagggtacttttttttcttcccaccataaaaaataCCGACTGCTCACAATGATACATCCTCAAAAAGTGGGTGCAATATTGTTCAGGCAAAGTGATGTATAGAACAcggtgtattattattattattattatcattattattattattatttcctgtCCAAAAGCTTATTTCTTGCACCACAGCTTGTGCACGCCACTTTGTGAAAGCGCTTTGACGCCGAGTGCGCACTTGGACACgcaacaaaacatgactttttttgaaaactataatcatttttaaatattttttttttcaaacaagccAAAGTCAAGgcgacacagacacacacgctCTGCGTCGTCGTCCACGATCCAAtccctcttttctttttcttccggCCAGCGGTCCAGCCGGAGTACCAATCACTTGCTCCTGTCCTCTTTTCAAATTCTcaaattcattctttttttttttttttgcagcacccTTCGCAGCTCAAAAGAAATCAAAACCTCCGAAACATTGCAATTGGAAACGTCCCGTGGTAAAagtgcattggaaaaaaaagtccaagaaaAAGCTACCGTCGTGTCCTTCCGTTGGATTTGCTTAGCCAGTCAATGGCCAAAACCAAATGAAGCTCCAAAACAAAACACGGCTGGAATAATACTGACGCAGTAAACGGGGTGGGGGTTAAAGCTCTGGATGACCCAAGTCAAGTGGAAAGAGCAGACAGcgccatttaaataaaataacgcTCGGCGGCGCTACTTTGGGAGATAGAAGTGAGGGGGGAAAATAATGATATGACGGTATGGATTCCATGCTTCAAATCAGTCGTTTACATCCACGGGCAAAGAGGAGCTCCGCCGCCGACTCGGAGATCAACGCGCGCTCGCTGGGACGAAAGCAAAGCCGGGAATATCGCACATTCTCTCTACCGCTCGCAAAAGTGGACCCCAAGTGCTCGTGGGGTCAAGTGCTCTGCCATtgcaagcccccccccccctctaccGACACCTCCCACTGTGACCATCAAAGCCCACTATTGTGGCGCATTTGCAAGTGCTTTAAAACAACAGCTTGTGCAAATCATACAAacacattcactgccattgtcGGAGCTAGAGGTCCAAACCCATTTGACgagtgaagagagagagagaaggggggggggggtctcattAACGTCTagggccgtcaatggcagtcaaataaacaacaatgaaTCATGACTTCAGGAAATGAGTTTGTGCCAATGTTGTCAAGTCCTCTGCTCTAAACCACACCCTCTGGTGGTCAGAAAGCAAACTACTAGTATTGCAGCATCCAGCGTCACATTTAACGAGACTTTGCAAATGCATACGAGATCACTTCCAATGGCTACAATTATTGGAAATAGCATATCCGCCGGTGGTGGCCCAGAGTTCAAACGGACCGGGAGGGACCGGGAGGGACCGGGAGGGCCGCAGTGCAAACCAGAccaaaagaaaaggagaaattCATCACTCCATTTGAGCCAGCGTCCAACCACCAGTGGCAAATATACAAAACTCTTGTGGTTTCCCGACGCCGACTCTTTTCCCTTTCTCCCCGTGTTCTCTCGCTTGGAGGAAAGAGGAAGACGCCAAAGGCCGGCGAGGCTGCTCAAAAGTCAGCCGAGAAGGTCGAGGCGTTGGACCCCCCCCACGCGGACGCCGGCCGGGTcgggaagacttttttttttttttcttttctttttcctgacCTCTTTTAGTAGTTGACTTTGGTGACGGGCCTTTCCCGTCCGTTGGCCACGTTGACGGCGTTGTCCTCCAGCAGCTGGTGGACGGAGCGCTTGCGGTTGCGTTTCAATTTGTTCAGGTCCTTGTCAAAAACTTCGCCGGAACGCAGGGCCGACACCAGGTCGTCAAATTCCCCTCCCGCCTCCTCCGATCCGCCGCTCTTCTTGGAGCGGCGTTCTCGCTCCCGCTGTTCCTTGAGCTGCAAAGCCAAAAGTAATACAAATTGACAAAAGCCTGTGGAAGGcgggcaggcgggcgggcgggtctCACCGCGGCCTCCAGACGCATTCTCCTCTCCTCGTCGTCTTTACGCCGCCGCATGTTTTCCAGGTCTTGGCGGGCCTCGGCGAACGACTGCAAGAAGGTGTCGAAGATGCCAAAGAAGTCGTCGGGCTGCATCCTCCCTTCGTCCTCCCCAAAATGCTTGAGAGATTTGGCAAACTGCGCGCACAGAGCGGCCGGCTGGCGGTCAGATCCACCAGCCCTGCCAGACTTTTGAAGCGGAGGAGCCCACCTTGTCCTTGGCCTCGCCCAACTGCTCCTCCAGCTCGGAGAAGCCGAAGCCGGCCACGGTGATGAAGTCGCCGATGACGGCGGCAAACTTATCGCCGCGCTCCCGACTGCCGCCCTGCTGGTAGTGCAACTCCTGGCGGCGGGAGCCCAAAGCGTCAGCGCCGCCGGTCTGGGCCGGTCTGGGCCGCTAAAAAGGTCAACTCACCGCCTCCAGGGCCTTCAGTCCACTTTTGATACTGTGCACTTCTTTTTCCAACTCGGCCAAACTGGAAAGGACAAGACAACGGGCTGAATATTTCTCCCCTTTTGAAAATTGTGGCCAGGACCAGGACGGTTGGCCAGCTAGAACTCACTTGACTTTGGCGGCCTCCGCTACGCTGTTGAGGTCCAGCTGGATGTGGAGCGTGTCGGGGTAGTTCTTCTCAAAGATCATGATCAGGTAGTGCAGCATGGTGATGTTCCTGGCCGggcagagaagaaaaaaaaaggctcggTCCACGTCACGCACGGATGGCCAAAAATACAAGCGTCGGTGGAGGAAGTCACCTGTCGATGCTGGACTTGGTGTCCACGATCTTGTTGAGGCTGGAGACCTTGAAGCCGTAGGCGTTCCCCCGCTGGCCCTTGTTCATGAAATTGCCAAAAGCCAGGACCACCTCCAGGATCTGCGTCAGCCTCTTGCTTCGGACCACCTCTCTGGAGGCGTTCAGGATGGCTGACCGGGAGGAAATGCTGACAATGCTACGGCTAAACCCCAAAAGACACTGGCCGGCGTTCCTTTTTCTCACCTTCCACTTTGGGCTTGGTCTCGGCCAGGCGTTCGGCAAATTTCTTCTTGAAGAACAGGGCTTGCAGTCGGTGCTGGTAGTGGTCAATTCTAGGagggaagcaaaaaaataaataaagttggaGCACCAAGTTGGAGCACCAAATTGGAGCGCCATCTATCTATCCCCAGCCGGCCGGCGGCGTACCTGCTCATCTCAAAGAGAAAGCGATCTGCTCGGGCCATGCGTTCCAGCTCGTGTTTGTGCTCCTCCAGGAGATCCACGTCGCTCTTTTCCGGGACAAATTTCAGCAACTACACGCACGGAAAGGGACGGACCGGCGCTCAGTCCCGGTGGGCCAACCACGCCGTGTCCCTCGGGAGTGGGCTCGCTGTGTCACCTGCTCCAGCATGTCTTTGGCCAACTCTTCTCGCTCGTCCATCTCCAGGATGGCCCTCTTGATCTCCTCGTTGCTCATTTTTaacctaaaaacaaacaaacatggaaATGAATGGAATGCTTTTGAGCGTGcgtcccccccaccccaccccgtAGAAGCAGATACCGACTTGGAGAGGAGGATGATGCAGTTCTGGGCCCGCCGGCCGTCGATCACCGACAATTCCTTGACTTTGCGCGCGCTGACGTAGATGTCGTCCATGGAACCCGTCTCTTTCTGCGGGGAACAAAGGATGGCGCGAGGAGATGGCGTGACGGAGAGCTAACAGGAAGAACAACTCGAGAGTGGAACTCACCTGCTTGAAGGACTGGTTGGCGAGCAGGTCCTGCCGGCCaggagaaaaagacaaaagagaaaagagacgGTTGGCGGATTAGCACGCCGCATGGAACCGGGCGTTGGCCAAAACCAACCTGCTGTCTCTGATAGGCCGAAAACATTTTCTCAATGTCCTTGAGGTCAAGAATCTTGAAAGGCTTCAGGTCGTCGATATCGTTCCAGATAGTGCCGTCGATCATGTGCTGATCATCCGGGCGGGCGGAAACGCACGAaaacaaacacaagaaaaaatgCTCTCACCGTGGCAGACTTTTTGGCCGAAAAAAATGGACGGGACGCCGCCGGCAAATGGCTCACCTCTCCCAGTTTGGCCCAGTTGAAAGATTTCAGCGGATGCGAAGGCTGAGGGATGGACTTGGAGCGCAGCGTGTTGCCCGAATTCAGACAGGCCGGCGCCGCCGGGGGAGGCGGGATTCCAAAGAGGGGAGGGGCTCCCGGCGGGGGAGGCGGCCCGCCGGGAGGAGGAGGGGCGGGAGGGGCGGGCGGGGCCGGCGGCGGACGATTGGAgcccggtggcggcggcggaggcggcggcgcgGGAAAGCCGCCGCCCGTCGTCATCGCCGGTGGCaacggcggcggaggaggaggaggcggagccgaCGGGGCTCCCGGGGGAGGAGGCGGGAAAGCCGGGACGCCCACCTGCCGGTCAAAAATCAGACAGGAGGCTAAGAAGACACAAGTAGGCAATTGGCATTTGTCAAATCCAAGTGGTGCAGCTACCGCCACGCAGTCGTTGATTCGCGTGGAGAGGTCCAGGACTTGCTCGCGGGCCCAACGCAGCTCCACGCCCTCGCGCTGGAGTTTATCCTTCATCTTGTTCAGAGTCTTCATCATGTCTTCCTTTTCCTGAGTTTTGGTCTCGCACTCTCGTTCTTTTCGCTCCAGTTTTCCCAGCAGCTCCAGGTGATCTGGACcggaacccaaaaaaaaacaatcttaccGCGTCCAAAAGGGCCACTCGGCGATCCGCCGTTTTACCTTTGCGGAACTTCTCCGCCTGGTCTCGCCACAGTTTCACCTCGTTCTCGTTGACCAGCCTGCGGAACACCAACGGAATTTTAAAAAACGGATAACCGGGAGACAAATGCAGTCCAACAAGCCTGGACATTGGGCTCAGGGTCAGCATTTGGGACCGGGAGCCCAGCATTTTGCCCAGAATCGACGCGGAGGCCGCAGAGTTAAGAGGCAttttggagggagggagggagggagggagagagggagggaggggtttCAATCCGTTAGAGTCAACCGATTGGCTACGGTTAAGCACAGAAAATTAGGAAGCCGCTGTCGTTATGGTTAATAAAAGGTGGGGAGCTATTTGGGGGAGGTGGGCCAAAGACTGGAGTAAAACCTGGAGTATTGGCAGGAGCCTTGGCTGGAGTTCAATTGAgagaatacaacaacaacaaaaaaagaagtcagTTCTAACACAGTACCACGCCAGAGAGAATACCCGGAGACTCCACGAGGATACGACCATTCCAATGACGTGGACGCTTGTCCGGAATGGAATGACAGAGCAAATCTGTTTGGACTCACATGCGAATGATGTTCTTCACGTTGAAGTTGTCCAGGGGGGAAAGGTCGGGGTCTTCCCCCTTGTCATCCTGCAGGACCAGCTGCTGAAGGATTCGGTCCAGGAGCTGCCAGTGATGCCAGgaggcgccgccgccgcgtttATCTGAAAAGTCAACAACGTTTTGCGTCTGACTCGAGGGGGAGGAAGGACGGGGACATTCAAGAAGAACTTACGACCCGAAGAGGACATTGAAGAACTTACGTGGCATTTGGAGGCAATGCTGAAGGATGGAGAGGAGGTGCGGGTAGGCGTCCGAGTGGCTCAGCTTCTTTTTGACCAGCTCAAACATGGCGCCGGCACTTTTGGTGTCCACGTGACTCTGTTTCAAAAGAGAGGCCCTTTGGTCAAAAAAAAGGTCACCTGACCGTGGCGGCTCCTCCCGCGCTCACCGTGTCAAACCTCTTGGCCAACTCCGAGTCGTCCTCGTTGCGGACCATCTCGAAAAAGTCCAAGTGCCTGGGGGGGTGAATGGTCGTCAcgtgcgaaaaaaaaaaaaaactaaaggagGGAGGAAAGGCAGGCCCGGTGGGCGGGGCTCACCGATCCAGGGTGGCGTTTTCGTGCTCTCGGAGCTTGTCGATGACCGGCTGGATGCCCAGCATGAGGAATTCGTACCTCAGGTGGAGCCGGAACTCCAGGTTGTcctgggttggggggggggggcaacgaTCAAGTCACGGTGGAATTGGAAACACGGTAAGTCGGACGCTGACCTCTCCCGCTCCGGCGTTGAGCACGGCGTTGATGAAAGACATGATGGCGGTCTTCAAATTGACTTCGTCTCTGTAGCGCCCCGTGCTGCGATCCAGCTCGTTCAGCAAAGTCtgcccggggggggggggggccggAGGTCAGAAAAATGCCGCCCTCGAACCCCCCCCACCATGGCCTCACCTGAAAACGAGTCCTTTCGGCGGCGTACTTTTGGTAGTGCGCCATGGCCCGGAGGACTTTCTTGTGTCCGTCGGGGACCAGGCAGACGGCGCCCAGGATCTCCAGCACGGCCACTTTGGTCTTGACGTCGTGGGTGCGCAGGCTCTGCGAGATGGTGTTGATGCTCTGCGGGTGGGCCAGCACGTGGGCCCGCCCCTGAGAGTTGTTCATCAGCGCCTTGACGCAGCCGATCAGCGAGGTGTGCACGCGGCTCTCCGACGTCTCGTAGTCCATGCTCCTCAGGAAGTTCAGGAGGCAGGTCAGGCCGTCCAATTCGATGAAGCGGGTTACAAATCTGacgggggaggggagggggggggggggggggggttgcagaGAAAGGTGGgtccaaaaaaagggggggttacAGAGAAAGGTGggtcccccccccaaaaaaatggttgacTTCCTACCTCATGGGCTGAGTTCGAAGTGCCGTCTTCAGGTCTTCCACCACCTTGTTCCTCATTTCCATTTCCTCTTCGTCAAAGGCAAACAGGGTTTGCATCTGGAGAGAGCATTCCAAAAGGCCGCCGTTATGTCAGGATGGCCCGTTCCCCCTAACAATCGATGGCGCCCTGAAGCCCCGCTCATAAGACATCGAGGAGGTGAAGCCCCGCTCATAAGACATCGATTCTTTAAGTCGGGAGGAAGGATTTCCCAGACGTGAGGCGCTTTTTGGCCGTGGTGGGCTCTAGCTCATCTGGCCGCCGCCACTTGGAAGCTCACCACCGATGAAATGAGCTCATCCCATAATAAGCGGGCTACTGGGCGAGGACTTCTCCGGGGCGGCGGCCAAGACCACGTCGAGTCGCCAACGATTTTGGCGCTCTGCGGCCAATCCGCTAGCTCCCTCATTTGTGTCCCCGTCGACATTATTTTGAGCGTGCTGGCTGGACTACTTTCATTTTGATTTCTTTTGCGACTTGGATGTGGGAGCACGGCTGACATTTGTCAACACTCTCATTTTGCTAGGAAGTGCATTGGACTTACGGCTGCCATGGAATTGATTCGGTCGATGTAGTAGTCGGGCCAGCTGGTCGCCAGCTTGTTGGGGTCCTCTTGTTCCTAAACGGGGGGGGGGACATGAGAAGAAGTCAAGCGTGGAGTGGACTCTGGATAGGGCTGGCACCCCCGGCCGACATTCTCCGTCCGACGACAAGAAAAACGGCGCGTACACAGACTTACCTTCTTTTTACTGCAGTAGATCTGCCATTTCTTCTCATCGGGCAAAGCGAACATGGCCTCTCTGTTCTTATCGCTCAAATCCAACTCGTCCTGCAACGACACGTCAAAAGGCCTTTTCCATCCATCCTTAAGGACAACACACTCCAACAAGAACTTAAAGGCTTGGCCCCGGCTAAACGGGGTCAAAGGAGCAAGTCTACCCGAGTCGGGGGTGGCCAATTCCGGTCCTGGAGAGCCCTCCCTCCcttggttggccacccctgccttagGCCTCTCCATGTAATAACCGATATGGAACGGGGAGAAAGATAGCCGGAAAAAAAGGAGTCAAGTATCCGTGGAATGCCAGCAGATTCCAGGCCAAGGCGGACCTTCCTATTTACTTTACGGGGTTTTACGTAAGGCTTAAAGCGGGAGAGAGCGTTTGGAGCAAAACAGAAGCCGGAAAGGCGCTCGCTTCAATGCCGGGTTTCCATAATTACAGGTACATTGGACTGTATTCTATGTGTTTGCTTGTAGTGGATGCGAGACAGATCCTCTTTTCCTTAAAGTTCCCTTCATGTGAAAAATGCCTTTCCGATGCGCATTTGCGTCACACGGCCTCCCCCCGTGACCTTCCCTCGTGACCCTCTGGCGCGGCGACCGGCAAAGAAAACCAAATGGCTCTCCCACTTGGCACACACAATTTGCGCAAGGTCGTCTGGAAGCTTCTCCGTGGAATCCGGCAGCCCGGCCAAAGTAAGCCCGGACGCCGCACTGGGGAATTCATCTGGAGCGGAGCTCCTATTTTTACACCTGCTGCTCCAAAGGCCAAAAAGGCAAACTTTGGGCTACCGAGAGCGTTTCAATTGTCGTCCGGTCACAAAAAAGTACGTTCACGTGCACGCCGACAGATGGACGGAAACGGGCACTCACTCACCACCAACTCCGAGAAGCGAGCGTTGAGTTCCTCGGCGGGCGGCATGGGGGCGCTGAATTCCAGGAGCTGCAAGGGCACGGCGTCTTTCAGGTTGATCTCCGGCGGCTCGCCGGCGCCGCCAAAGCAGCACAGGAAGCCCAGGCCCGCCCGGCTCCTCTTCCTGGGGGGCATGGCCGCGCTGGCGGAATGGGGGAGCCCAAGGGTACtacgggggagggagggggagacgCTATCTCTGTGGCATGatctggagaagaaaaaaaaacaaagaagagatGAGTCCGTTAGTATGCAAGAGATCCCGGAAAACACACGTGGACTTTTACAGTCGGTCGTGTTCGGCTAACACGGATTGGTAGGAATTCGgcctcacacacacatttttacttccatttgaaaaaaagggaGCGAAACCCTCCAATTTGTAATGTAcatcaaatggaaaaacaacaatatgatTTGACTTTGTGGAGGGAAAGATGGGACAACAGACACCAACGACGGCACCCTTCCACAAAGGTGCCCCTTGTTCGGGAGGTACAATGGCGCCTCCTCCTCGCCTCCTCCTCGCTTTTCACTTTTCAACAGAGGAAATGCACGCCACAGTCAACGGCAACGCCACAGAGGATTTCCTCCAGGCGACAAAAAACAATATGGCCGCTCATGGCAagtctataaaaaaaagggaatatgaCGTGGAGCCCTCCTAGGGAGGGTTGGCCATGGAGGCTATTCAAATGTTTCAGCACGAGGAGCtacttgggggtgctggagactggAAAGGGTTTCAAGGAGATGAGACTCCCGGACCGGAAGGATCCATGGGGTAGCGTATGGATTCTTCTTTTAGAGGTGAGCCAGGAACGGAACCACATTGACTGAACGCCATCTAGCTCCTGAAATCATTCTCTGATCTGGAGTCCCGGCCGTTTCTCTCGCTCTCAATCTGTCTGTCGAGCGGAGGCGTCCGTCGCCGGgctaaaaatagaaatgaaaagCCGGTGAATGTTTGATGAAGGCGCTCGCCGCCCAACGCTCGCCCGCTCGCTCACTTTGACACCACAATTCTGCCTTGAAATTGTGGCCCGTTCAAACGGCTCCTTGGCTTGGGACACTTCCCGTGCGCAGCCCGCACAGGAAGCCCTTTGCAAAGGTCCCTGGGGATGACACAGGACAATTGGCTCTAGCGCTTCCATCCTCCTTCTTCTCCAACCGGGCCGTCTTGACGGAGGATTAAAAGCGGAAGTTTGTGCGTCGGTCGGCTGCCCCGATTTGGAGTTCCACGTGGTGGAATGGGGCCGGCCTCCGTCGGTGACCCTCACTTGACTCTGAGCCAAATCACCAAAAGTCCAGCTTAACGTCAGCGCCCGAAAGGAGACGGCAGCGTGCCCGCTCCAATTCCCCGGGCGCCAGTGACGCCGGCCTACTATTCCGGTCCGCAGCTGGGCGCCAAGACGGACGGCGTcgtacggacggacggacagacggacgtgCGCTCTTCCGTCTGACCTTTGGCCTTTGGGAGGTGACGCGGGAGCCGAGGTGAGATGGACAACCGAAAGACAGAAGGACAAATTGACCAAATGGGGATGGCCGGGGTGGCCTACGTGCTTGTTGAAAAGGAGCAACGGAAAGGCCATTAccgtctctccctccctccctttagTCAGCTCCTTTAGCCGGCGTAATTGCTGCCACTGGCTCAATTGTTTCCTTCCAATCCCACAATCAGATGGAGGCTCTGAAGACGGGCCGCGTAAAAAACACTTTCTCCTCCGACGTTACCCGAATGAagtaaaggggggggggggggcaatgtgACTTGACTTGCAATTTATCCACACTGAACATTCTTTTATGAAGCCAAATTGGAAGTTGCCGTTGCTTAGTGGCTGCCAgcgatagagagatagagagagagactctTTAGTCATTCCGGACTGGTCTCTCCGCCTTCCGGCAGATTTTGGCCCGTCCACATTTTTGAGGGCCAACCCCGTGCCGGTCTATTTTGACACAAAACGTCAAAGTTGAAGGCGTTGCCAAAGCGCAATGAAGACGCAAAAATGACGCGGCCATTTCAAATGCCGTTCTCCTCAACGATTTAAAGAGCAGTCGGAATTCTCCGGCCTACTTGAAAACAAACAAGCCGGCCAAGCGGGGCCAAGAGGCTAATCGAAAGGAAATAACTACAGCAAACCaaagggaggagggagggaaggagggagggagggagggagggagggagggaggcagggaggggGCAGATGCTATGTTTTGAATCCTCCCCCCtgagattttttcaaatgtGGTCAAGTTTGATTGAAGATAGTCACTTCCTGGTGTGTGGAAGGCTCGCTCAGTAGCCAACTTTGGCTTTCATGTCCTCAAAACAGTAGGAAGAGCCTCAACTGGCACAAAGACATAAATTAGAGGCTTGCAAAATCACAACTCATTCGATTACGGATTGACATTCAATCCCACCTCGGAACAGTGGGTCCAAACGGACCGGACGTCCGACGATGCCGGTCATCAAAGATTGGGCGGCGGGCGCCCGGAGCGAGCGGGCTGTTCTCAAATGGGCGGGCGGGCTTTTGGCCCAGTGTGAGGTCGGCAGCTGCGACGACGGCGAGGACGAGGGGACTTGCCGCTTATGTCTGGAATCCCGCGCTAGGCCCATTATAGGCACACAAATTGGGCTAGCCCCAACCAAGGGACCCAccgggcatttttttttttgaaaaacatttttaaatagccTAAAGTAATACGACACCGGATGGAGGCACGCCACTCCGAGTACGCGTACGCGTCAAAATCCCCAGCAGCAAGTGGGTCACGGGCACAATGGTGTCCGTCAAAGTGGGGATTCAAGGCCTTCACGACTCTATTTCTGGGCGTGCCGCTCTTCTGCGcttggaccccccccccccccccccccaaagatCCATTTTGGAGGGCACGCGGTCCCAACAACGCACGCTTCCCTCCCTCTCTGGGCCCAAGTTGCGCCAAGTTTCCCCACTCTCCGACTCGTCCGCAGAGGGCACTTCGTACATCAATCACGCTCAATAAAATGCTTCTTTTTCCAGATGCTTCTTCCATGGGAAAAGATGTTTTTCATAGGGCTCCCTCCGGCAAGAAGAAGTGCCAACCGGGGAAAGCGGCAACGAGGCACTCCAATTTGCCGCTGACGTCGGTGGCTAAAGTCCAAGGCCAGCCCTGC is a window of Stigmatopora nigra isolate UIUO_SnigA chromosome 13, RoL_Snig_1.1, whole genome shotgun sequence DNA encoding:
- the mocs1 gene encoding molybdenum cofactor biosynthesis protein 1 isoform X4; translated protein: MAFNLSRGFFDVRQSLRRGPKLLAESVRGVTRETFASASHNKKVPSGDSTLAYPESNASAKIQEEPSDAPPAPLLTDNFGRRHNYLRISLTEKCNFRCRYCMPEEGVSLTPRGRLLATGEILTLARLFVREGVDKIRLTGGEPLIRPDVLDIVAQLRKLEGLKTVAVTTNGLNLARLLPPLKEAGLDLINISLDSLVPAKFEFIVRRKGFHKVMESIDRAIEMGYDPVKVNCVVMRGFNEDELLDFVALTEKKPLEVRFIEYMPFDGNKWNFQKMVSYREMLDGIRQRWPDLEKLPAGKSDTAKTFKVPGFRGRLGFITSMSEHFCGSCNRLRVTADGNLKVREDRAVDFFSAGCRSRRSAPRLPGVSVRPLRSVLARRAALRCVGRTIAADHRRRRGQEEAAARGHVEHLPKQEPTHDPHRWVTLRPDKVQNPSSHFVAEGVAEESPKSRPGAEAVPRRAASRLPRTSVGAPLRRSRTELGHAIRHHHTKAGGPGRRLPSRIPVETRAHSNPASDHGPASVDGPTSDHGPASVDGPASDRLTHVDGRGRARMVDVGRKTPTRREATASGVVLLCPAAFRLLRENRLAKGDATAVAELAGTAGAKWTWALLPLCHPVALDHARVEVRLDRGRCAAVITATCRATGRTGVEMEALTAVSVAALNVYDMCKAVSHRIVIGDIKLLRKTGGKKDFVPSSAPEASALTVHQSADNNNND
- the mocs1 gene encoding molybdenum cofactor biosynthesis protein 1 isoform X6, which translates into the protein MAFNLSRGFFDVRQSLRRGPKLLAESVRGVTRETFASASHNKKVPSGDSTLAYPESNASAKIQEEPSDAPPAPLLTDNFGRRHNYLRISLTEKCNFRCRYCMPEEGVSLTPRGRLLATGEILTLARLFVREGVDKIRLTGGEPLIRPDVLDIVAQLRKLEGLKTVAVTTNGLNLARLLPPLKEAGLDLINISLDSLVPAKFEFIVRRKGFHKVMESIDRAIEMGYDPVKVNCVVMRGFNEDELLDFVALTEKKPLEVRFIEYMPFDGNKWNFQKMVSYREMLDGIRQRWPDLEKLPAGKSDTAKTFKVPGFRGRLGFITSMSEHFCGSCNRLRVTADGNLKVCLFGRSEVSLRDALRSGASEEQLLQIIGAAVGRKKRRHAGMLNISQSKNRPMILIDPSSHFVAEGVAEESPKSRPGAEAVPRRAASRLPRTSVGAPLRRSRTELGHAIRHHHTKAGGPGRRLPSRIPVETRAHSNPASDHGPASVDGPTSDHGPASVDGPASDRLTHVDGRGRARMVDVGRKTPTRREATASGVVLLCPAAFRLLRENRLAKGDATAVAELAGTAGAKWTWALLPLCHPVALDHARVEVRLDRGRCAAVITATCRATGRTGVEMEALTAVSVAALNVYDMCKAVSHRIVIGDIKLLRKTGGKKDFVPSSAPEASALTVHQSADNNNND